The Streptomyces sp. NBC_01276 genome contains the following window.
TTCTGCGGGCTCGCCGGTACGTCGAGGACGACCTTGGTGCCGCGCGGCTCGGCCCGGAGCATGTCGAAGGTGCCGCCGAGCTCCCCCTCCACGAGGGTCCGTACGATCTGCAGCCCGAGGTTGCCGGCCCGCTGCGGGTCGAAGCCCTCGGGCAGACCGCATCCGTCGTCGAGCACCGTGATCAGCAGCCGGGCGTCGGCGCGGCCGGTTCCGGTGCGGGTCGCGGACACCTCGACCGTGCCGCCCTCCCCCTGGGTGAAGGCGTGCTCCAGGGCGTTCTGGAGGATCTCGGTCAGCACCATCGACAGCGGAGTGGCGACCTCCGCGTCCAGGATCCCGAAGCGGCCGATGCGCCGGCAGCGCACCTTTCCGGGCGAGATCTCGGCGACCATCGCGATCACGCGGTCGGCGATCTCGTCGAACTCGACGCGCTCGTCGAGGTTCTGAGACAGGGTCTCGTGCACGATCGCGATCGAACCGACGCGGCGCACCGCCTCGTTCAGCGCCTCGCGGCCGTTCTCCGAATCCATCCGGCGGGCCTGGAGGCGCAAGAGCGCGGCCACGGTCTGGAGGTTGTTCTTCACCCGGTGGTGGATCTCCCGGATGGTGGCGTCCTTGGTGATCAGTTCGCGTTCGCGACGGCGCAGTTCGGTGACGTCGCGGCAGAGCACGAGGGAGCCGATCCGGGTCCCCTTGGGCTTCAGCGGGATGGCGCGCAGCTGGATGACCCCGCCGTTGCCCTCGACTTCGGTCTCCCGGGGAGCCCAGCCGCTGGCCAGTTTGACGATGGCCTCGTCCACCGGGCCCCGGGTGGGGGCGAGTTCGGCGGTGGTGGTGCCCAGATGCTGGCCGACCAGGTCGGAGGCGAGGCCCAGACGGTGGTAGGCGGAGAGCGCGTTGGGGGACGCGTACGTCACCACGCCCTCGGCGTCGAGCCGCATCAGGCCGTCCCCGGCGCGCGGGGAGGCGTCCATGTCGACCTGCTGGCCGGGGAAGGGGAAGGAGCCCGCGGCGATCATCTGCGCGAGGTCGGAGGCGGACTGGAGGTAGGTGAGCTCCAGCCGGCTGGGTGTACGCACAGTGAGCAGATTGGTGTTCCGCGCGATCACGCCGAGGACCCGGCCCTCGCGGCGGACGGGGATCGACTCGACGCGGACCGGCACCTCCTCGCGCCACTCGGGGTCGCCCTCGCGCACGATGCGGCCCTCGTCGAGGGCGGCGTCGAGCAGCGGGCGCCGGCCGCGCGGCACCAGGTGGCCGACCATGTCGTCCTGGTACGAGGTGGGGCCGGTGTTCGGGCGCATCTGCGCGACCGAGACGTAGCGGGAGCCGTCGAGGGTGGGCACCCAGAGCACGAGGTCGGCGAAGGAGAGGTCGGAGAGCAGCTGCCACTCCGAGACCAGCAGGTGGAGCCACTCCAGGTCGGTTTCACTGAGAGCGGTGTGCTGGCGTACGAGGTCGTTCATGGAGGGCACGTGGCGAGCGTACCCCGGGTACGGGGATGACTTTCCACACGGCGAATACTCAGGAGTACCCAGGAGGGGCCCACTCCGCGTACTGTTGGATGAAGTGACGGGATTGCAGACCCCGCCATTGGATGGACAGGACAGATTGGTCTAGTCCACAATTGTGTCAAGTTTCCGCCCTCCCCGCACAGGAGGACGGATCGAGGTAACCGCGCGCTCTGCCCTGACCGCGCAGGCACCTCCCACCGGCCGTCGGGAACCGCACACCCGGTCGGCCGTAAGTACTCCGGGCTACGGTGCCGGGCGGGCTGAGGGTCCCGTCCTGCACCGTGGCCCAGAGGAAAGCAACGCTGCGGAAAGCCGGCGCGACGGAAAGTGAGCGCGCCGGAGGGGTGCGGCACGATCGAATTCGCCGCCCGGGAATTCCCCCGCCGACAGGCCGCGGAAATCCACGCGGGTCCCCTACGCCGGCCAGGCGCCCAGCGCCAGCTCCGCCACCGCTTCCAGCTCTTCCCGGCCCGCCCCGTCGCGCGACTGCTGCGACATCCCCTGGAGCACGGCCCCCGCGTAGCGGGCCAGCGCCCGCGCGTCCGTGCCGGCGGGCAGCTCGCCGGTGGCGACGTCGGCCCGGATGCGGCTCTCGAACAGCTCCAGGTTGGCGTTGCGGCGCTCGCGCAGGGCATCGGCCACCTCCTGCGAGGTGGTGTTGACCGCGGCGCTGATCACCATGCAGCCCGGCGGGTGGGCCGGGTCGGTGTAGATCTCGGCGGCCTCGCGCAGGATCCGGCCGATGGCGGCGCGGGCGGTGGGCTCCTCCGCGAGGGCGACGCCCGCGAAGTCCCCGTACCGGCCGCCGTAGACCACCACGACCTCGTCGAAGAGCTTGCGCTTGTCACCGAAGGCGGCGTAGAGGCTGGGCGCGCCGATGCCCAGGGTCCTGGTCAGGTCGGCGATGGACGTCGCCTCGTAACCGTTCTCCCAGAAGGCGAGCATGGCCTTGTCGAGGGCGGCGTCCCGGTCGAAGGAGCGGGGCCTGCCACGTTGTCCGGTCACCATGCGCCACATTCTATAGCGACCGCTAGACATCTGGTACGGTCCATTCTGTATCGACCGCTAGCAAATGCTGAAGGGGGGCGCGCCATGGGCGTGCTCAAGGGGAAGACGGCACTGGTCACGGGCGGCAGCAGGGGCATCGGACGGGCGGTGGCCGAGCGCCTCGCCCGCGACGGCGCCCTGGTCGCGGTCCACTACGGACACGACGAGGGGGCCGCCGAGGAGACCGTCGGGGCGATCACGGCGGCCGGGGGCCGCGCCTTCGCCATCGGGGCGGAGCTCGGGGTGGCGGGGGACGCGCAGGCGCTCTGGGCGGCGTACGGGGCCCATCCGCGGGCCACGGAGCGGGTGGACGTCCTGGTGAACAACGCCGGGGCGGCGACCTTCGCCGGCATCGAGGAGACGGACGAGGAGACCTTCGGGCGGATCCAGGCGCTCAACGCCCGGGCGCCCTTCTTCGTGATCAAGCACGGGCTGGAGCGGCTGACCGACGGGGGCCGGATCGTCAACGTGACCGGCACCCCCGCCATCGCACTGCCGGCGATCCTGGCCACGATCATGGCCAAGGGCGCGGTGAACGCGCTGACCGTGTCCCTGGCCGCCGCGCTCGCCCCGCGGGGGATCACCGTGAACTCGGTGGGTCCGGGCATCACCGAGACCGACCTCAACGCCGCCTGGCTCGCCGACCCGCAGGCCCGCGCGCACGCCTCCTCGCGCTCGGTCTTCGGCCGGGTGGGCACCCCGCAGGAGGTCGCCGACGTGGTGGCCTTCCTGGCCTCGCCGGATTCCCGCTGGGTCACGGGCCAGCACCTGGACGCCACGGGCGGTCTCCAGCTGGCGCTGTAGGACCCCCGGCGCGCGGCCGGGCGGGGGGCGGGGATCGGGAAGACGATGGAAGGGGCACGAGCCCGCCCATCGGCGGGCACGCTCTGCTAGATTGGTCTATACCACAAGTGTCCGCACCTCTCTCAGATCGGCAGGCCCCGCGTGGAAGTTGTCATCGTCCCGGACGCCAAGGCAGGCGGCGAGCTCATCGCGGAGGCCATGGCCGCCCTGGTCCGCCGCAAGCCCGACGCCCTGCTCGGCGTGGCGACCGGCTCTACCCCGCTGCCCGTCTACGAAGCCCTCGCCGCCAAGGTCAGGGCCGGCGAGGTCGACGCCTCCGGGGCCCGGATCTGTCAGCTCGACGAGTACGTCGGCCTGCCGGCCGGGCACCCGGAGTCCTACCGCGCCGTCGTGCTCCGCGAGGTCGTGGAGCCGCTCGGGCTGACCGAGGGGTCCTTCATGGGCCCCGACGGCTCCGCCGCCGACGTCCAGGCCGCCTGCGCGGCCTACGACCAGGCCCTCGCGGACGCCGGCGGGGTGGACCTCCAGCTGCTGGGCATCGGCACGGACGGCCACATCGGCTTCAACGAGCCGTGCTCCTCCCTGGCCTCCCGCACCCGGATCAAGACGCTGACGGAGCAGACGCGCGTGGACAACGCGCGCTTCTTCGAGGACGACATAGACCAGGTGCCCCACCACGTCATCACCCAGGGCATCGGCACCATCCTCGACGCCCGCCACCTGGTCCTGCTGGCCACCGGCGAGGGCAAGGCCGAGGCCGTCGCGCAGACCGTGGAGGGCCCGCTGTCCGCGCTGGTCCCGGCCTCCGCGCTGCAGCTGCACCGGCACGCCACCGTCGTCGTGGACGAGGCGGCCGCCTCCAAGCTGAAGCTGGCCGACTACTTCCGCCACACCTTCGCCAACAAGCCCTCCTGGCAGGGCCTGTAGGAGCACCGGCGCCACGCGGAAAGGGCCGGGCCCCCTCCTCGGGGGCCCGGCCCTTCGCGCGTGCCCGGACGCGGCGGCGCCGGACACCCCCGTGACGGGTGTCCGGCGCCCCGTCCGACGGCGTCAGTCCCGCCGCGTGCCCGCGATGACCTCGGCGGCGGCCCGCCCGCAGACGCGGGAGGCTCCGTGCGTGGCGACGTACAGGGCCCCGCGCGGCTCGGCGAGCGGTACGCCCATCTCCACGACCACCGTGTCCGGCCGGGCCGCGACCAGGGCGTCCAGCACCTCGGCCATCCAGGGGTGCCGGTGCGCGTCGCGCACCACGGCGACGACCGTACGGGACCCCGCCGCGGCCAGTACGTCCCCGGCGGCGCTGCCCTCGGGGTAGACGCCCGATCCGGTGCCCGGGACCAGCCCGGCCAGCTCCGCGGCCACCCCCCACGGGGTCTCGTCGCCGACCGCGATGTTCGCGACGGGCGCGAGCGTGGCCACGTAGGGGGCGGACACGGTGGCCGGGGTGCCCGAGACGACCACCGCGCGGCGGGCCGCCGTCAGGCCGATGCCGGACGCGCGGCTCCCCTCCGGTCGCGCGTCCGGCCGGGCCCGGCGGGTCCATTCGGCGAGGGCACGCACCCGGGCGGCGGCGTCGGCGAGCCGCTCCTCCGCCAGCGTGCCCTCGCGTACGGCGGCCACGAGGGCGTCCCGCAGGCTCAGGACGGTCGCCTCGTCGGCCAGTCCCCCGCCGACGCAGATCGCGTCGGCGCCGGCGGCGATGGCCAGGACCGAGCCGCGCTCGATGCCGTACGTCCCGGCGATGGCGTTCATCTCCATGCCGTCGGTGACGATGAGGCCCTCGTAGCCGAGCTCCTTGCGCAGCAGACCGGTCAGGATCTGCGGGCTGAGCGTGGCCGGGCGGGTCGGGTCGAGTGCGGGCACCAGGATGTGCGCGCTCATCACGGCCTTGCTGCCGGCCTCGATGGCCGCCCTGAACGGGACCAGCTCGCGGACCTGCAGGGTGTCCAGGTCCACGTCGATGCGGGGCATGGCGTGGTGGGAGTCGACGTTGGTGTCCCCGTGGCCCGGGAAGTGCTTGGTGCAGGCGGCGACCCCGGCGTCCTGGAGGCCCTCGACGTAGGCGGCGGTGTGCCGGGCCGCCAGGGCGGTGTCGGCGCCGAAGGAGCGGACGCCGATGACCGGGTTGTCGGGGTTGGAGTTGACGTCCGCGGACGGCGCCCAGTTGAGGTTGACCCCGCACTCGGCGAGGCGGCGGCCCAGTTCCCGGGCGACCTCGCGGGTCAGGGCGGTGTCGTCGACGGCGCCGAGCGCGAGGTTGCCGGGGAAGGACGAGCCGCCCCGGACCTCCAGGCGGGTGACGTCCCCGCCCTCCTCGTCGATGGCGACGAGGACGTCGTCCCGTTCGGCGCGCAGTTGCGCGGTCAGGGCGGCGAGCTGCTCCGCGGAGGCGATGTTGCGGCCGAAGAGGCCCACGGCGGTGAGGCCTTCGCCGACCCGGCGCAGCACCCAGGCGGGGGCGGTGGTGCCCTCGAAACCGGGCTGGAGGACGGCGAGGGCGTCGCGGGTGAGGGTGTCCGCCCGGTGCGCAAGGACAGTCATGGGCCGTTATCCCTTCACGGCGCCGGCGGTCATGCCGCCGACGGCCTTGCGCTGGAGGAAGATGAAGATCAGCAGGACCGGGACGGCGAACAGCGAGGACGCGGCCATGGTCGCGCCCCAGTCGTTGCCGAAGGCGGTTTTGAACTGGGTCAGCCACAGCGGCAGGGTCTGCGCGGTCTTGTCCTTGTTCAGGATCAGGACCATGGCGAACTCGTTCCAGGCGGTGATGAAGCCGAAGAGCGAGGTGGACATCAGACCGGGCGCCAGCAGCGGGAAGATCAC
Protein-coding sequences here:
- a CDS encoding SDR family oxidoreductase: MGVLKGKTALVTGGSRGIGRAVAERLARDGALVAVHYGHDEGAAEETVGAITAAGGRAFAIGAELGVAGDAQALWAAYGAHPRATERVDVLVNNAGAATFAGIEETDEETFGRIQALNARAPFFVIKHGLERLTDGGRIVNVTGTPAIALPAILATIMAKGAVNALTVSLAAALAPRGITVNSVGPGITETDLNAAWLADPQARAHASSRSVFGRVGTPQEVADVVAFLASPDSRWVTGQHLDATGGLQLAL
- a CDS encoding sensor histidine kinase encodes the protein MNDLVRQHTALSETDLEWLHLLVSEWQLLSDLSFADLVLWVPTLDGSRYVSVAQMRPNTGPTSYQDDMVGHLVPRGRRPLLDAALDEGRIVREGDPEWREEVPVRVESIPVRREGRVLGVIARNTNLLTVRTPSRLELTYLQSASDLAQMIAAGSFPFPGQQVDMDASPRAGDGLMRLDAEGVVTYASPNALSAYHRLGLASDLVGQHLGTTTAELAPTRGPVDEAIVKLASGWAPRETEVEGNGGVIQLRAIPLKPKGTRIGSLVLCRDVTELRRRERELITKDATIREIHHRVKNNLQTVAALLRLQARRMDSENGREALNEAVRRVGSIAIVHETLSQNLDERVEFDEIADRVIAMVAEISPGKVRCRRIGRFGILDAEVATPLSMVLTEILQNALEHAFTQGEGGTVEVSATRTGTGRADARLLITVLDDGCGLPEGFDPQRAGNLGLQIVRTLVEGELGGTFDMLRAEPRGTKVVLDVPASPQK
- a CDS encoding glycoside hydrolase family 3 protein, whose translation is MTVLAHRADTLTRDALAVLQPGFEGTTAPAWVLRRVGEGLTAVGLFGRNIASAEQLAALTAQLRAERDDVLVAIDEEGGDVTRLEVRGGSSFPGNLALGAVDDTALTREVARELGRRLAECGVNLNWAPSADVNSNPDNPVIGVRSFGADTALAARHTAAYVEGLQDAGVAACTKHFPGHGDTNVDSHHAMPRIDVDLDTLQVRELVPFRAAIEAGSKAVMSAHILVPALDPTRPATLSPQILTGLLRKELGYEGLIVTDGMEMNAIAGTYGIERGSVLAIAAGADAICVGGGLADEATVLSLRDALVAAVREGTLAEERLADAAARVRALAEWTRRARPDARPEGSRASGIGLTAARRAVVVSGTPATVSAPYVATLAPVANIAVGDETPWGVAAELAGLVPGTGSGVYPEGSAAGDVLAAAGSRTVVAVVRDAHRHPWMAEVLDALVAARPDTVVVEMGVPLAEPRGALYVATHGASRVCGRAAAEVIAGTRRD
- the nagB gene encoding glucosamine-6-phosphate deaminase — its product is MEVVIVPDAKAGGELIAEAMAALVRRKPDALLGVATGSTPLPVYEALAAKVRAGEVDASGARICQLDEYVGLPAGHPESYRAVVLREVVEPLGLTEGSFMGPDGSAADVQAACAAYDQALADAGGVDLQLLGIGTDGHIGFNEPCSSLASRTRIKTLTEQTRVDNARFFEDDIDQVPHHVITQGIGTILDARHLVLLATGEGKAEAVAQTVEGPLSALVPASALQLHRHATVVVDEAAASKLKLADYFRHTFANKPSWQGL
- a CDS encoding TetR/AcrR family transcriptional regulator encodes the protein MVTGQRGRPRSFDRDAALDKAMLAFWENGYEATSIADLTRTLGIGAPSLYAAFGDKRKLFDEVVVVYGGRYGDFAGVALAEEPTARAAIGRILREAAEIYTDPAHPPGCMVISAAVNTTSQEVADALRERRNANLELFESRIRADVATGELPAGTDARALARYAGAVLQGMSQQSRDGAGREELEAVAELALGAWPA